A region of Estrella lausannensis DNA encodes the following proteins:
- a CDS encoding Fic family protein: MSYSIPSLPLNIELETKPILKKLMKAHQALAELKGVSGVIPNQSILISTLSLQEAKDSSAIENIITTHDELYKSDVTTKQFANFAAKEVYSYAAALQNGYQQVKKTGLLVNNHILEIQQALVENGAGFRKIPGTMLKNDQTGVVVYTPPQDEGLIRTLMNNLEQFINDDTLNDADPLIKMAIIHHQFESIHPFYDGNGRTGRIINILYLVKQGLLDTPVLYLSRYINQNKNDYYRLLQAVRDTGSWEPWVLYMLEGIELTSRQTVSLILGMRDLMLHQKHKLRSELPKIYTQDLLNNLFRHPYTKIDFVMQELQIHRNTAVKYLEELVRIGLLSKHKLGKENFYLNSALFDLLANAGRASRGDREI; encoded by the coding sequence ATGAGTTATTCCATTCCAAGTCTCCCACTGAACATTGAATTAGAAACGAAGCCCATTCTAAAAAAGCTAATGAAAGCCCATCAAGCCCTTGCAGAATTAAAGGGTGTGAGCGGAGTGATACCCAATCAAAGCATTTTGATTAGTACCCTATCCTTGCAAGAAGCTAAAGATAGCTCGGCTATTGAAAACATCATCACAACTCATGATGAGTTGTATAAAAGCGACGTTACCACGAAACAATTTGCGAATTTTGCAGCCAAGGAAGTGTATAGCTATGCGGCTGCCCTTCAAAATGGATATCAGCAGGTTAAAAAAACCGGACTTCTGGTAAATAATCACATCCTGGAGATTCAACAGGCTCTTGTAGAAAACGGTGCTGGTTTTCGCAAGATCCCCGGAACGATGCTAAAAAATGACCAAACAGGTGTAGTTGTCTATACCCCGCCTCAAGATGAAGGTCTAATTCGCACCTTAATGAATAACTTAGAGCAATTCATTAACGACGATACTCTCAACGATGCTGACCCTCTCATCAAAATGGCGATTATTCACCACCAATTTGAAAGTATTCATCCATTTTACGACGGCAACGGACGAACAGGCCGTATCATCAATATTCTTTATCTGGTAAAGCAAGGGCTGCTAGATACTCCAGTTCTCTACCTTTCACGCTATATAAATCAAAATAAGAATGATTATTACCGTTTGCTTCAAGCGGTACGTGATACCGGTTCTTGGGAGCCCTGGGTTTTATACATGTTAGAAGGCATAGAGCTAACCTCGCGTCAAACGGTAAGTCTTATTCTTGGAATGAGAGACTTAATGCTCCATCAAAAGCATAAGCTTCGCAGTGAGCTCCCTAAGATTTATACCCAGGATCTATTAAATAATCTTTTTAGACACCCCTACACTAAAATCGATTTCGTCATGCAAGAGTTGCAAATCCATCGCAATACGGCGGTTAAATATCTAGAGGAATTAGTTCGGATTGGATTGCTGAGCAAACATAAGCTTGGCAAAGAAAATTTTTATCTCAATTCGGCTTTATTCGATCTTTTAGCTAATGCCGGCCGAGCTTCCCGAGGAGATAGGGAAATATGA
- a CDS encoding restriction endonuclease subunit S — MPITEKANILIDNLEVKENSIERTLNEERTLNDKHSFTEFSDKWKSIRIGEVFQFLSTANNPRSDLSDYGEIGYIHYGDIHGSSSSFLDCSKKSIPCIHQKKVKNLPFLEEGDLIIADASEDYEGIGKSLEIANLNNKKIVAGLHTFLLRGNKKIVADGFKRYIQYIPSFRADMVRLATGISVYGISKNNLRSIEVTLPPICEQTSIANTLSDIDSLITSLDELIAKKRNIKLATMQQLLTGKQRLQGFIGEWKKKQLGEIADCYSGGTPLTSNSHYYNGDIFWITSGDLNQRYIKNVKGKITTLGLNNSAAKMVKKGTLLIALYGATAGVTAITRIDAAINQAILAIIPKYDQVDFLFHYFELKKKWLINIYTQGGQPNLSGDIIKSIEILIPAIEEQKAIAKVLSDMDIEISTLEQQLNKARKLKQGMMQELLTGRIRLT; from the coding sequence ATGCCAATAACAGAAAAGGCCAATATCCTCATTGATAACCTCGAGGTCAAAGAGAATTCTATAGAACGTACTCTTAATGAAGAACGTACTCTTAATGATAAGCATAGTTTCACTGAATTTAGTGATAAGTGGAAGTCAATACGCATAGGAGAGGTATTTCAGTTTTTGAGCACTGCAAATAATCCAAGGAGTGATCTTTCCGACTATGGTGAGATTGGGTATATCCATTATGGAGATATTCATGGAAGCTCATCATCATTTTTAGATTGTTCAAAAAAATCAATACCTTGCATCCATCAAAAAAAAGTGAAAAATCTTCCTTTTCTTGAAGAGGGAGATCTTATAATAGCAGACGCATCGGAAGATTATGAAGGGATTGGGAAAAGCCTTGAAATCGCAAATCTCAATAATAAAAAAATAGTAGCTGGTTTACATACTTTTCTACTCAGAGGTAATAAAAAGATCGTTGCAGATGGTTTTAAAAGATATATTCAATACATACCTTCTTTTCGAGCTGATATGGTTAGACTTGCCACTGGCATTTCTGTCTATGGAATTTCAAAAAATAATCTTCGGAGCATTGAAGTTACATTGCCTCCAATATGTGAACAAACTTCCATAGCCAATACTCTCTCTGATATCGATTCACTAATTACCAGCCTTGATGAACTTATTGCCAAGAAGCGCAATATCAAGCTAGCCACCATGCAACAGTTACTCACTGGCAAGCAACGCCTTCAGGGATTTATCGGCGAATGGAAAAAGAAACAATTAGGTGAAATTGCGGATTGCTATTCTGGAGGGACACCTTTAACATCGAATTCCCATTACTATAATGGCGATATTTTTTGGATTACATCAGGTGATCTTAATCAACGATATATCAAAAATGTAAAAGGGAAAATTACTACTTTAGGTCTGAATAATTCCGCTGCAAAAATGGTGAAAAAAGGAACTTTGTTAATTGCTCTATACGGTGCTACTGCTGGGGTGACTGCAATTACACGAATCGATGCAGCTATCAACCAAGCAATACTCGCTATTATTCCTAAATATGATCAGGTTGATTTTTTATTTCACTATTTCGAGCTGAAAAAAAAATGGTTAATAAACATTTATACACAAGGTGGGCAGCCTAATCTTAGTGGCGATATCATAAAATCAATTGAAATACTAATACCAGCAATTGAAGAACAAAAAGCTATTGCAAAAGTTCTTTCCGACATGGACATCGAAATTTCTACCCTCGAACAGCAACTAAATAAAGCTCGAAAGCTCAAACAAGGCATGATGCAGGAGCTGCTTACAGGAAGGATTCGGTTAACATGA